A single genomic interval of Pangasianodon hypophthalmus isolate fPanHyp1 chromosome 8, fPanHyp1.pri, whole genome shotgun sequence harbors:
- the cpox gene encoding oxygen-dependent coproporphyrinogen-III oxidase, mitochondrial, with the protein MTLLLSTLSRSLRSAVRLCSVSQPCRVVYKSHSVAGGRWSTRWSSRFVNMNMTETARGAPASGKYRTGVLMATGVFGIVAAGVCHLQQAEMATRVRKMEEEEEGDVAERCKKFMSLPVTDVRVLEQRKQEMSSRMEMLIMETQAEFCRALEEVDGGTFKVDRWSREEGGGGVSCVLQDSNVFEKAGVNVSVVFGHLSEEAAKQMRSRGKTLKAKDGKLPFIAMGVSSVIHPKNPHIPTVHFNYRYFEVEEADGSKQWWFGGGTDLTPVYINEEDAVLFHSVLREACDKHNRQYYPDFKKWCDRYFFIRHRSETRGIGGIFFDDLDSPGQEEVFSFVKSCAKTVVPCYLPIVHKHLNDKFTQQEKDWQQIRRGRYVEFNLVYDRGVKFGLATPGSRIESIIMSLPLTARWEYMHEPAPGTKEAEMLEVLRNPKEWI; encoded by the exons ATGACTTTGCTGTTGTCGACCTTAAGCAGGAGTTTGCGCTCTGCAGTGCGACTCTGCAGTGTGTCTCAGCCGTGTAGAGTCGTGTATAAATCCCACTCTGTAGCAGGAGGAAGATGGTCTACAAGGTGGTCTTCAAGGTttgtgaacatgaacatgaccGAGACGGCGCGTGGAGCACCTGCTTCCGGTAAATACAGGACAGGTGTGTTAATGGCCACCGGCGTGTTCGGTATCGtggctgcaggtgtgtgtcatCTTCAGCAGGCTGAAATGGCAACCAGGGTGAGGaagatggaggaagaggaggaaggagaCGTCGCGGAGAGATGCAAGAAGTTCATGTCACTGCCGGTCACCGACGTGCGCGTGCTGGAGCAGAGGAAGCAGGAGATGAGCAGCAGGATGGAGATGCTCATCATGGAGACCCAGGCTGAGTTCTGCAGAGCTCTCGAGGAGGTGGACGGAGGAACCTTCAAGGTGGACCGCTGGAGCCGTGAGGAAG gtggCGGAGGGGTcagctgtgtgttacaggacAGTAACGTGTTTGAGAAGGCCGGCGTGAACGTCTCGGTGGTGTTCGGTCACCTGTCTGAAGAAGCTGCCAAACAGATGCGCAGCCGCGGGAAAACGCTGAAGGCGAAAGACG ggaaGCTGCCCTTCATCGCCATGGGCGTCAGCTCTGTGATCCACCCCAAAAACCCCCACATTCCCACAGTGCACTTCAACTACAGATACTTTGAGGTGGAGGAAGCAGACG gcagtAAGCAGTGGTGGTTTGGAGGAGGAACTGATCTGACTCCAGTCTACATCAATGAGGAAGATGCTGTTCTTTTCCACAGTGTTCTCCGTGAAGCCTGTGACAAGCACAACCGGCAGTATTACCCCGACTTCAAGAAGTG gTGCGACCGTTACTTCTTCATCCGGCATCGCAGCGAGACTCGGGGCATCGGCGGGATTTTCTTTGACGATCTGGACTCGCCCGGTCAGGAGGAAGTGTTCAGCTTTGTGAAGAGCTGCGCTAAGACGGTGGTGCCGTGCTACCTGCCCATCGTCCACAAACACCTCAACGACAAGTTCACGCAGCAGGAGAAGGACTGGCAGCAGATCAGACGTGGCAG GTACGTGGAGTTTAACCTGGTCTACGATCGCGGGGTGAAGTTCGGCCTCGCTACTCCCGGCTCCAGAATCGAGAGCATCATCATGTCTCTACCTCTCACAGCACG ATGGGAGTACATGCACGAGCCCGCTCCAGGCACTAAAGAAGCAGAGATGCTGGAAGTTTTACGCAACCCCAAGGAGTGGAtctga
- the ccdc181 gene encoding coiled-coil domain-containing protein 181 isoform X1 translates to MSVAVGSNTQEEYEDDFEKDLDWLISEESKNEEQDEDDIEAQIDHELEDEERGKEHDEGQSKSGTDDDGDNERWPTPMDPLEDALDVSSDSKYEHDKEEVDEEKKSIQQKIEQANRQLQDQEAPDETRRRRLHFKDTLVDLVVPASDLEDSPADVSGHMLKLKISSQEESDGGDGRREGVREGRVLVEKDGKFDLVSLKEVESPGLLPPLPEIQREPGKSPSSSPKLLSSSGSSASSEPRYAPRPPARPRARPNSASNTQRVVFRHGSKRRVQSASGVSSHATFFLSPQQKELLNKQQEKREKLAREPLFSSQEEERRREEEEQKRQENELAFRSWLMKKRQQLQEERRVLRAQEMERMSGKRECCDAEEAFKLWLQKKQQQQLKERQLEEMKRLEMESSSYLHRPEECEKAFRLWLRRKRMEKRLEQQAARERSRRLLMEERRARRMSDLYYPVNEIQSLRFKQPYSYRF, encoded by the exons atgagcgtGGCTGTGGGCAGTAACACTCAGGAGGAATATGAGGATGACTTTGAGAAAGATCTGGACTGGCTGATCAGTGAGGAGAGCAAGAACGAGGagcag GATGAAGACGACATTGAAGCCCAGATAGACCACGAGCTGGAAGATGAGGAACGAGGGAAGGAACATGACGAAGGGCAGAGTAAAAGTGGCACAGATGACGATGGAGATAACGAAAGATGGCCGACGCCCATGGACCCTTTGGAGGATGCGTTAGATGTCAGCAGTGATTCTAAATATGAGCATGATAAAGAAGAGGTTGATGAAGAGAAGAAATCCATCCAGCAGAAGATCGAGCAGGCGAACAGGCAGCTGCAGGACCAGGAGGCACCGGACGAGACGCGTCGCCGCCGTCTGCACTTCAAAGACACGCTCGTGGACCTGGTGGTTCCTGCCAGCGACCTGGAGGACAGTCCGGCGGACGTCTCAGGCCACATGCTGAAGCTCAAGATCTCCTCTCAGGAGGAAAGCGACGGAGGAGACGGACgcagagagggagtgagagaaggaCGAGTGCTGGTGGAGAAGGACGGGAAGTTTGATCTAGTGAGTCTGAAAGAGGTGGAGAGTCCCGGACTGCTCCCGCCTCTCCCCGAGATTCAACGAGAACCCGGCAAGAGTCCGTCCTCCTCCCCGAAACTGCTCTCCAGCTCGGGTTCTTCAGCCTCGTCCGAGCCTCGCTATGCACCCAGGCCTCCAGCACGACCCCGGGCGCGTCCCAATTCAGCGAGCAACACGCAAAGGGTGGTGTTTAGACACGGCAGCAAACGTAGGGTTCAGTCGGCCAGCGGGGTTTCATCTCACGCCACCTTCTTCCTCTCGCCGCAGCAGAAAGAGCTGCTGAACAAACaacaggagaagagagagaaactcGCCAGAGAG cctcttttttcttctcaggAGGAAGAGCGGAGGcgtgaggaggaggagcagaagcGCCAGGAGAACGAGCTGGCGTTCAGGTCGTGGCTGATGAAGAAGAGGCAGCAGCtgcaggaggagaggagagtgcTGAGAGCtcaggagatggagaggatgagCGGAAAG AGGGAGTGCTGTGACGCCGAGGAGGCGTTTAAACTCTGGCTgcagaagaagcagcagcagcagctgaaggAGCGACAGCTGGAGGAGATGAAGAGGCTCGAGATGGAGAGCAGCAGCTACCTGCACCGACCTGAGGAGTGTGAGAAAGCCTTCAGACT gTGGTTGAGGAGGAAGCGGATGGAGAAGCGGCTGGAGCAACAGGCTGCTCGAGAGCGCTCCCGCAGGCTGCTGATGGAAGAACGACGCGCCAGACGCATGAGCGACCTCTACTACCCCGTCAACGAGATCCAGTCCCTCCGCTTCAAACAGCCCTACAGCTACCGCTTCTAA
- the ccdc181 gene encoding coiled-coil domain-containing protein 181 isoform X2: MSVAVGSNTQEEYEDDFEKDLDWLISEESKNEEQDEDDIEAQIDHELEDEERGKEHDEGQSKSGTDDDGDNERWPTPMDPLEDALDVSSDSKYEHDKEEVDEEKKSIQQKIEQANRQLQDQEAPDETRRRRLHFKDTLVDLVVPASDLEDSPADVSGHMLKLKISSQEESDGGDGRREGVREGRVLVEKDGKFDLVSLKEVESPGLLPPLPEIQREPGKSPSSSPKLLSSSGSSASSEPRYAPRPPARPRARPNSASNTQRVVFRHGSKRRVQSASGVSSHATFFLSPQQKELLNKQQEKREKLAREEEERRREEEEQKRQENELAFRSWLMKKRQQLQEERRVLRAQEMERMSGKRECCDAEEAFKLWLQKKQQQQLKERQLEEMKRLEMESSSYLHRPEECEKAFRLWLRRKRMEKRLEQQAARERSRRLLMEERRARRMSDLYYPVNEIQSLRFKQPYSYRF; this comes from the exons atgagcgtGGCTGTGGGCAGTAACACTCAGGAGGAATATGAGGATGACTTTGAGAAAGATCTGGACTGGCTGATCAGTGAGGAGAGCAAGAACGAGGagcag GATGAAGACGACATTGAAGCCCAGATAGACCACGAGCTGGAAGATGAGGAACGAGGGAAGGAACATGACGAAGGGCAGAGTAAAAGTGGCACAGATGACGATGGAGATAACGAAAGATGGCCGACGCCCATGGACCCTTTGGAGGATGCGTTAGATGTCAGCAGTGATTCTAAATATGAGCATGATAAAGAAGAGGTTGATGAAGAGAAGAAATCCATCCAGCAGAAGATCGAGCAGGCGAACAGGCAGCTGCAGGACCAGGAGGCACCGGACGAGACGCGTCGCCGCCGTCTGCACTTCAAAGACACGCTCGTGGACCTGGTGGTTCCTGCCAGCGACCTGGAGGACAGTCCGGCGGACGTCTCAGGCCACATGCTGAAGCTCAAGATCTCCTCTCAGGAGGAAAGCGACGGAGGAGACGGACgcagagagggagtgagagaaggaCGAGTGCTGGTGGAGAAGGACGGGAAGTTTGATCTAGTGAGTCTGAAAGAGGTGGAGAGTCCCGGACTGCTCCCGCCTCTCCCCGAGATTCAACGAGAACCCGGCAAGAGTCCGTCCTCCTCCCCGAAACTGCTCTCCAGCTCGGGTTCTTCAGCCTCGTCCGAGCCTCGCTATGCACCCAGGCCTCCAGCACGACCCCGGGCGCGTCCCAATTCAGCGAGCAACACGCAAAGGGTGGTGTTTAGACACGGCAGCAAACGTAGGGTTCAGTCGGCCAGCGGGGTTTCATCTCACGCCACCTTCTTCCTCTCGCCGCAGCAGAAAGAGCTGCTGAACAAACaacaggagaagagagagaaactcGCCAGAGAG gAGGAAGAGCGGAGGcgtgaggaggaggagcagaagcGCCAGGAGAACGAGCTGGCGTTCAGGTCGTGGCTGATGAAGAAGAGGCAGCAGCtgcaggaggagaggagagtgcTGAGAGCtcaggagatggagaggatgagCGGAAAG AGGGAGTGCTGTGACGCCGAGGAGGCGTTTAAACTCTGGCTgcagaagaagcagcagcagcagctgaaggAGCGACAGCTGGAGGAGATGAAGAGGCTCGAGATGGAGAGCAGCAGCTACCTGCACCGACCTGAGGAGTGTGAGAAAGCCTTCAGACT gTGGTTGAGGAGGAAGCGGATGGAGAAGCGGCTGGAGCAACAGGCTGCTCGAGAGCGCTCCCGCAGGCTGCTGATGGAAGAACGACGCGCCAGACGCATGAGCGACCTCTACTACCCCGTCAACGAGATCCAGTCCCTCCGCTTCAAACAGCCCTACAGCTACCGCTTCTAA
- the ccdc181 gene encoding coiled-coil domain-containing protein 181 isoform X3 — translation MSVAVGSNTQEEYEDDFEKDLDWLISEESKNEEQDEDDIEAQIDHELEDEERGKEHDEGQSKSGTDDDGDNERWPTPMDPLEDALDVSSDSKYEHDKEEVDEEKKSIQQKIEQANRQLQDQEAPDETRRRRLHFKDTLVDLVVPASDLEDSPADVSGHMLKLKISSQEESDGGDGRREGVREGRVLVEKDGKFDLVSLKEVESPGLLPPLPEIQREPGKSPSSSPKLLSSSGSSASSEPRYAPRPPARPRARPNSASNTQRVVFRHGSKRRVQSASGVSSHATFFLSPQQKELLNKQQEKREKLAREPLFSSQEEERRREEEEQKRQENELAFRSWLMKKRQQLQEERRVLRAQEMERMSGKLTLQHEYPCLWMCTEGVL, via the exons atgagcgtGGCTGTGGGCAGTAACACTCAGGAGGAATATGAGGATGACTTTGAGAAAGATCTGGACTGGCTGATCAGTGAGGAGAGCAAGAACGAGGagcag GATGAAGACGACATTGAAGCCCAGATAGACCACGAGCTGGAAGATGAGGAACGAGGGAAGGAACATGACGAAGGGCAGAGTAAAAGTGGCACAGATGACGATGGAGATAACGAAAGATGGCCGACGCCCATGGACCCTTTGGAGGATGCGTTAGATGTCAGCAGTGATTCTAAATATGAGCATGATAAAGAAGAGGTTGATGAAGAGAAGAAATCCATCCAGCAGAAGATCGAGCAGGCGAACAGGCAGCTGCAGGACCAGGAGGCACCGGACGAGACGCGTCGCCGCCGTCTGCACTTCAAAGACACGCTCGTGGACCTGGTGGTTCCTGCCAGCGACCTGGAGGACAGTCCGGCGGACGTCTCAGGCCACATGCTGAAGCTCAAGATCTCCTCTCAGGAGGAAAGCGACGGAGGAGACGGACgcagagagggagtgagagaaggaCGAGTGCTGGTGGAGAAGGACGGGAAGTTTGATCTAGTGAGTCTGAAAGAGGTGGAGAGTCCCGGACTGCTCCCGCCTCTCCCCGAGATTCAACGAGAACCCGGCAAGAGTCCGTCCTCCTCCCCGAAACTGCTCTCCAGCTCGGGTTCTTCAGCCTCGTCCGAGCCTCGCTATGCACCCAGGCCTCCAGCACGACCCCGGGCGCGTCCCAATTCAGCGAGCAACACGCAAAGGGTGGTGTTTAGACACGGCAGCAAACGTAGGGTTCAGTCGGCCAGCGGGGTTTCATCTCACGCCACCTTCTTCCTCTCGCCGCAGCAGAAAGAGCTGCTGAACAAACaacaggagaagagagagaaactcGCCAGAGAG cctcttttttcttctcaggAGGAAGAGCGGAGGcgtgaggaggaggagcagaagcGCCAGGAGAACGAGCTGGCGTTCAGGTCGTGGCTGATGAAGAAGAGGCAGCAGCtgcaggaggagaggagagtgcTGAGAGCtcaggagatggagaggatgagCGGAAAG ttaACGCTGCAGCATGAGTATCCGTGTCTCTGGATGTGCACAGAGGGAGTGCTGTGA
- the prrg1 gene encoding transmembrane gamma-carboxyglutamic acid protein 1, giving the protein MGTVFLSADEAHAVLRRLPRANFFLEEMKQGNIQRECREEICNYEEAREAFENDEKTRRFWEEYQRESSPKPGGLQSIVGGVNSLYLVLPLLLLLLLIAAVTFTAWRCHSRKRSQRSPAIAQRDSALAVVSMDQWGQSYQPDPAYSGDDITPGQVSAADPPPSYEEAVGHMDVHVEAEPPPQYDDIVRGPASNTVIGQAK; this is encoded by the exons ATGGGAACCG TGTTCCTGTCAGCGGACGAGGCGCACGCTGTGCTGCGGAGGCTCCCGCGGGCCAACTTCTTCCTGGAAGAGATGAAGCAGGGAAACATCCAGCGCGAGTGTAGGGAGGAGATCTGTAACTACGAGGAGGCCCGAGAGGCGTTCGAGAACGACGAGAAGACG CGGCGATTCTGGGAGGAATACCAGCGCGAGAGCAGCCCCAAACCCGGAGGACTTCAGTCCATAGTGGGCGGAGTCAACTCGCTGTACCTGGTCCTgcccctgctgctgctgctgctgctcatcGCCGCCGTCACGTTCACCGCGTGGAGGTGCCACTCGCGCAAAAGATCCCAGCGCAGCCCCGCCATCGCCCAGAGAGACTCCGCCCTCGCCGTCGTTTCCATGGACCAGTGGGGGCAAAGCTATCAGCCTGACCCCGCCTATTCTGGTGATGACATCACACCCGGGCAGGTCAGCGCCGCGGATCCGCCTCCGTCATACGAGGAAGCCGTGGGTCACATGGATGTGCACGTGGAGGCGGAGCCTCCGCCCCAGTACGATGACATTGTCAGAGGCCCTGCGAGCAacactgtgattggtcaggccAAGTGA